One part of the Tenacibaculum sp. 190130A14a genome encodes these proteins:
- a CDS encoding NmrA family NAD(P)-binding protein, which produces MSLEKPTIVVFGATGTVGAEVLKLLSSRSCLVRGVLRTPSRDLPIRLNETNNNITYVAVNLKSKEEIERACINSDTIFLLTGTSPWQVNFETNIIEVAQKLKIKRIVKLSAPVMPSNIHVEVSDWHRQIERTLGKSGIDYCLLQPHSFMQNWERNTFTIKYFGKIFGVMEEAKRNYVDARDVAEIGVEYLLSDKELNGEAIVISGPEAISNKDMANRISHVTEKKVVYENISREAYLKKLTKQAKLPMWLARHIIEIETLALKQTEPTTDTVQVILNRHPRIMDTYLQESRHKFMISKWRGFF; this is translated from the coding sequence ATGAGTTTAGAAAAGCCAACAATAGTTGTTTTTGGAGCAACTGGAACCGTAGGAGCTGAGGTTTTAAAATTATTGAGTAGTCGTAGTTGTTTGGTGAGAGGCGTGTTAAGAACTCCTTCCAGAGATTTACCAATTAGATTAAATGAAACTAATAACAACATTACATATGTAGCAGTTAATTTAAAGTCAAAGGAAGAAATAGAAAGAGCTTGTATTAATTCTGATACCATTTTTTTATTAACAGGAACATCTCCTTGGCAAGTAAATTTTGAGACAAATATTATAGAAGTAGCTCAAAAGTTAAAAATAAAACGAATAGTAAAATTATCAGCACCTGTAATGCCGAGTAACATTCATGTAGAGGTAAGTGATTGGCACAGACAAATAGAAAGAACACTTGGCAAAAGCGGTATTGATTATTGTTTGTTACAACCACATTCTTTTATGCAAAATTGGGAACGAAACACCTTCACAATTAAATATTTTGGAAAAATATTTGGAGTGATGGAAGAGGCAAAACGAAATTATGTAGATGCCAGAGATGTAGCAGAAATAGGAGTAGAATATTTGCTTTCTGATAAAGAGTTAAATGGGGAGGCAATTGTTATTTCAGGACCTGAAGCAATTTCAAATAAAGATATGGCTAATAGGATTTCACATGTAACTGAAAAGAAAGTTGTTTACGAAAATATTTCAAGAGAAGCTTATTTAAAAAAGTTGACAAAACAAGCGAAATTACCCATGTGGTTGGCAAGACATATAATAGAAATAGAAACTTTAGCACTAAAACAAACTGAACCAACAACTGATACTGTGCAAGTAATATTAAATCGACACCCAAGAATAATGGATACTTATTTACAGGAATCAAGACATAAATTTATGATTTCCAAGTGGAGAGGATTCTTTTAA